A part of Variovorax sp. HW608 genomic DNA contains:
- a CDS encoding ROK family transcriptional regulator — protein sequence MIRPSVIRRKSALKDQAASPEPTPVKGDQALVKSINRIALLRLLREHAGISRAGLSERSGLTRSTVSLLIKELIDEGWLVEADAFVTGTVGRRPTPLQLAGKDMVLLGVDLGPDAVQVVATSIHGEILEASQAALRSKDPDEACHQLVEMATALSAKMARGGLRLLGIGVGLHGPVDKRSGMLEFAPNIGWRHVEIGRRLGAELAQAGLADVPVYYHNEADLAAVGETEFCERPVDDPLVYVSCGVGVGAGIILNHALFTGASGSAGEIGHTTLVIEGQPCSCGRLGCAEAYIGLKAIAAAAGCFQDDVIDRRALRARMSSRDPATRAAFARAGAYLGVLLQNAWTTFNPQVIVLGGETVTLGGDTLLDAATEVLSRYAQRAGLTAPVVKTARYSDLATAVGGAAYALHAMLNPHQPALHSQYVPAS from the coding sequence TTGATTCGACCATCAGTCATAAGGCGCAAGAGCGCGCTGAAAGACCAGGCCGCGTCGCCTGAGCCGACGCCGGTGAAGGGAGACCAGGCGCTCGTCAAGAGCATCAATCGCATTGCCTTGCTCCGCCTGCTTCGCGAGCATGCCGGCATCTCGCGCGCCGGGTTGTCCGAGCGCAGCGGCCTGACGCGGTCGACCGTCAGCCTGCTCATCAAGGAACTCATCGATGAAGGCTGGCTGGTCGAGGCGGATGCGTTCGTCACCGGCACCGTCGGACGCCGGCCAACGCCCTTGCAGCTCGCCGGGAAGGACATGGTCCTGCTCGGCGTCGACCTCGGACCCGACGCAGTGCAGGTCGTCGCGACTTCGATCCACGGGGAAATCCTCGAGGCGAGCCAGGCCGCGCTTCGGTCGAAGGATCCGGACGAGGCATGCCACCAGCTCGTCGAGATGGCCACGGCGCTTTCCGCCAAGATGGCCCGCGGCGGCTTGCGCCTCCTGGGTATCGGCGTCGGGCTGCATGGCCCGGTCGACAAGCGTTCGGGCATGCTGGAATTCGCGCCGAACATCGGCTGGCGGCATGTCGAGATCGGCCGCCGGCTCGGCGCCGAACTCGCACAGGCGGGCCTGGCGGACGTCCCTGTCTACTATCACAACGAGGCCGACCTGGCGGCAGTCGGCGAGACCGAGTTCTGCGAGAGACCGGTCGACGATCCGCTGGTCTACGTCAGCTGCGGCGTTGGCGTCGGCGCGGGCATCATCCTCAACCACGCGCTGTTCACGGGCGCCAGCGGTTCAGCCGGCGAGATCGGCCACACGACGCTCGTGATCGAAGGGCAGCCCTGCTCGTGCGGTCGCCTCGGATGTGCGGAGGCGTACATCGGGCTCAAGGCCATCGCAGCCGCGGCGGGTTGCTTCCAGGACGACGTGATCGACCGGCGTGCGCTGCGCGCGCGCATGAGCAGCCGCGATCCTGCCACCCGGGCCGCCTTCGCGAGAGCAGGTGCCTATCTCGGCGTGCTGCTGCAGAATGCCTGGACCACCTTCAACCCGCAGGTGATCGTGCTGGGCGGCGAGACCGTGACCCTTGGCGGAGACACGCTCCTCGACGCGGCCACCGAAGTGCTTTCCCGGTACGCGCAAAGGGCCGGCCTCACGGCCCCCGTGGTGAAGACGGCGCGCTACTCCGACCTTGCGACCGCCGTTGGCGGCGCCGCCTACGCCTTGCACGCGATGCTCAATCCACACCAGCCTGCGCTTCATTCGCAATACGTTCCGGCCAGTTAG
- the ppk2 gene encoding polyphosphate kinase 2: protein MQRDKKSSRSEAEPVATKATEPAPEGAAAKAESGPMSTKAYDKAMKELHIELVKLQEWVKHAGLKVCIVFEGRDGAGKGGTIKAITERVSPRVFRVIALPAPTEREKSQMYLQRYVVHLPAAGEIVIFDRSWYNRAGVERVMGFCTEQQAKGFLMGVPLVERAIVESGVILLKYWLEVNPDEQTRRLKGRIEDGRKIWKLSPMDLKSYNRWNDYTQARDDMFKGSDSSWAPWYVVRSDDKKRARLNMIRHMLSQIPYQEAPREKVKLPKRHIKSGSHDTSYPVKYVPEVY from the coding sequence ATGCAGAGAGACAAGAAGTCGAGCCGCAGCGAGGCCGAGCCGGTGGCGACGAAGGCCACGGAGCCGGCGCCCGAAGGCGCGGCGGCGAAGGCGGAATCGGGCCCGATGTCCACCAAGGCCTACGACAAGGCCATGAAGGAATTGCACATCGAGCTCGTGAAGCTGCAGGAATGGGTGAAGCACGCTGGCCTCAAGGTGTGCATCGTCTTCGAAGGGCGTGACGGCGCCGGCAAGGGCGGCACCATCAAGGCCATCACCGAGCGCGTGAGCCCGCGCGTGTTCCGCGTGATCGCGCTGCCCGCGCCGACCGAGCGCGAGAAGTCGCAGATGTACCTGCAGCGCTACGTGGTGCACCTGCCCGCGGCCGGCGAGATCGTCATCTTCGACCGCAGCTGGTACAACCGCGCCGGCGTCGAGCGCGTGATGGGCTTTTGCACCGAGCAGCAGGCCAAGGGCTTCCTGATGGGCGTGCCGCTGGTGGAGCGCGCCATCGTCGAATCGGGCGTGATCCTGCTCAAGTACTGGCTCGAGGTGAATCCCGACGAGCAGACCCGGCGCCTCAAGGGCCGCATCGAGGACGGCCGCAAGATCTGGAAGCTGTCGCCGATGGACCTCAAGTCCTACAACCGCTGGAACGACTACACGCAGGCGCGCGACGACATGTTCAAGGGCAGCGATTCCTCATGGGCGCCGTGGTACGTGGTGCGCTCGGACGACAAGAAGCGCGCGCGCCTGAACATGATCCGCCACATGCTCTCGCAGATCCCCTACCAGGAAGCCCCGCGCGAGAAGGTGAAGCTGCCCAAGCGCCACATCAAGAGCGGCTCGCACGACACGAGCTATCCGGTGAAGTACGTGCCCGAGGTGTATTAG
- a CDS encoding putative quinol monooxygenase, giving the protein MGKILRAWTFWIRAELRGECSDHLDATVLKRLRAAKGNKRAAALFRDLNDGTTEVVVVSVWDSMESIRAHTGDPHTAPTIDPGDVPKLFDREPSVRHYAISDPHVVATLPAEWTVPD; this is encoded by the coding sequence ATGGGCAAGATCTTGCGTGCGTGGACATTCTGGATTCGAGCGGAACTGCGCGGGGAGTGCAGCGACCACCTGGATGCCACGGTGCTCAAGCGGCTGCGGGCGGCCAAGGGCAACAAGCGCGCCGCAGCGCTTTTCAGGGATCTGAACGACGGGACCACCGAAGTCGTGGTCGTGTCGGTCTGGGATTCCATGGAAAGCATCCGCGCCCACACGGGCGATCCGCACACCGCGCCGACCATCGATCCGGGCGACGTGCCCAAGCTGTTCGACCGCGAGCCGAGCGTGCGCCATTACGCGATCTCCGATCCGCACGTGGTCGCGACGCTTCCGGCCGAATGGACGGTGCCTGATTAA
- a CDS encoding 3-(methylthio)propionyl-CoA ligase codes for MLGLMQDRPLLISSLVEHAATFHPETEIVSRRPEGGIHRTNWRGIRDQSRRVAGMLQGLGVRQGDRVGTLAWNSDRHLALYYGASGSGAVLHTVNPRLFPDQIDYIVNHAEDQVLCFDVTFAPLVEKLAPRLKSVRHFIAMCGREHLPAIGVPNLQCFDELVAAQGTDYPWPEFDERTASSLCYTSGTTGNPKGVLYSHRSTVLHALMELAPDTFGLNSGETLMLIVPMFHANAWGAPYGAAMVGARLVLPSQYLDGKSVYELMRDERVTFSQGVPTVWLMLFQYLDANPDVDVRALSLKRAGIGGAAVPRAMLERFENQFGAEVIQGWGMTETSPIGVINRLLPKHASLPNEELVKIKLKQGRGVWGVDLKIVDDDGKPLPWDGKAFGHLRVRGPWIASGYYKAEGGAVTDEEGFFSTGDVATIDPDGFLQLVDRAKDVIKSGGEWISSIDVENAVMGCPGIAEAAIIGVAHPKWGERPLLIAVRRPGAEVDKAAVLEDLAGRIAKWWLPDDVVFVGELPHTATGKLLKTKLREQYRDYKLPTA; via the coding sequence ATGCTGGGACTGATGCAGGACCGACCGCTTCTCATCTCATCGCTGGTGGAGCATGCGGCCACTTTTCACCCCGAGACGGAGATCGTCTCGCGCCGCCCCGAAGGCGGGATCCATCGCACGAACTGGCGCGGCATCCGCGACCAGTCGCGGCGCGTCGCGGGCATGCTGCAGGGCCTCGGCGTGCGGCAGGGCGACCGGGTGGGCACGCTGGCCTGGAACTCGGACCGGCACCTCGCGCTGTACTACGGCGCATCGGGCTCGGGCGCGGTGCTGCACACGGTGAACCCGCGGCTCTTTCCGGACCAGATCGACTACATCGTCAACCACGCCGAAGACCAGGTGCTGTGCTTCGACGTGACCTTCGCGCCGCTGGTCGAGAAGCTCGCGCCCAGACTCAAGTCGGTGCGTCATTTCATCGCGATGTGCGGCCGCGAGCACCTGCCGGCGATCGGCGTGCCGAATCTGCAGTGCTTCGACGAACTGGTGGCCGCCCAAGGCACGGATTACCCGTGGCCCGAGTTCGACGAGCGCACCGCATCGTCGCTGTGCTACACATCGGGCACCACCGGCAACCCGAAAGGCGTGCTGTATTCGCACCGCTCCACCGTGCTGCACGCGCTGATGGAACTCGCGCCCGACACCTTCGGCCTCAACTCCGGCGAGACGCTGATGCTGATCGTGCCGATGTTCCATGCCAATGCCTGGGGTGCGCCGTACGGGGCCGCGATGGTCGGCGCCAGGCTGGTGCTGCCGAGCCAGTATCTCGATGGCAAGAGCGTGTATGAATTGATGCGGGACGAGAGGGTCACCTTCTCGCAAGGCGTGCCCACGGTGTGGCTGATGCTGTTCCAGTACCTCGATGCCAACCCCGATGTCGACGTGCGTGCGCTGTCGCTCAAGCGCGCGGGCATCGGCGGCGCGGCCGTGCCGCGCGCGATGCTGGAGCGCTTCGAAAACCAGTTCGGCGCCGAGGTCATCCAGGGCTGGGGCATGACCGAGACCAGCCCGATCGGCGTGATCAACAGGCTGCTGCCCAAGCATGCCTCGCTGCCGAACGAAGAGCTGGTGAAGATCAAGCTCAAGCAGGGCCGGGGCGTGTGGGGCGTGGACCTGAAGATCGTCGATGACGACGGCAAGCCGCTGCCGTGGGACGGCAAGGCCTTCGGCCATCTGCGCGTGCGCGGTCCGTGGATCGCGAGCGGCTACTACAAGGCCGAAGGCGGCGCGGTGACCGATGAGGAGGGCTTCTTCAGCACCGGCGACGTCGCGACCATCGACCCCGACGGCTTCCTGCAGCTGGTGGACCGCGCGAAGGACGTCATCAAGTCGGGCGGCGAATGGATCTCGTCGATCGACGTCGAGAACGCCGTCATGGGATGCCCCGGCATCGCCGAGGCCGCGATCATCGGCGTGGCGCATCCCAAGTGGGGCGAACGGCCGCTGCTGATCGCGGTCAGGCGGCCCGGTGCGGAGGTGGACAAGGCCGCGGTGCTAGAGGACCTCGCGGGCCGCATCGCCAAATGGTGGCTCCCCGATGACGTCGTGTTCGTGGGCGAGCTGCCGCACACCGCGACCGGCAAGCTGCTGAAGACCAAGCTGCGCGAGCAATATCGCGACTACAAGCTGCCGACTGCGTGA
- a CDS encoding SulP family inorganic anion transporter has protein sequence MATSLSRWLPGLANLRGYDASTLRHDLVAGLVLTTMLVPVGIAYAQASGVPGIYGLYATIVPLLAYALFGPSRILVLGPDSALVAVILAVVMPLSAGDPMRAITIASAMALVSGLVCIGTGLAKLGFVTELLSKPIRYGYMNGIALTVLLSQLPKLFGFSVDGDGPLRQTWALLQGIAEGKTHGVTLLVGAGTLVAILLLQRVPRAPAVLIGVVGATIAAGLLDLATRTGLKVLGPLPHGLPLPSVPIIQLDDIRPVLLGGLAVAMVSFADTSVLSRVYAARMRSPVDPNQEMVGLGIANLATGFFQGMPISSSSSRTPVAEAAGARTQVTGIVGAIAIAVLLIAAPNLMQSLPTAALAAVVIASAIGLFEVTDLRRIYRIQRWEFWLSIVCFIGVAVFGAIPGIGMALVIAIAEFLWDGWRPHSAVLGQPEGVQGFHDITRYPQARRIPGLVIFRWDAPLFFANAELFRDRVMDAVQTSPTPVRWVVVAAEPVTSVDVTAADIVAELDDSLQAASIELCFAEMKDPVKDKLKRFGIFARFGAETFYATVDEAVAAYEQRG, from the coding sequence GTGGCCACCTCCCTTTCCCGCTGGCTTCCGGGCCTCGCGAACCTGCGCGGCTACGACGCCTCCACACTGCGCCACGATCTCGTGGCCGGCCTCGTGCTCACCACGATGCTGGTGCCGGTGGGCATCGCCTACGCGCAGGCCTCGGGCGTGCCGGGCATCTACGGGCTCTACGCGACCATCGTTCCGCTGCTGGCCTACGCGCTCTTCGGGCCGAGCCGCATTCTCGTGCTCGGCCCCGACTCGGCGCTCGTCGCCGTGATCCTGGCGGTGGTGATGCCGCTGTCGGCCGGCGATCCGATGCGCGCGATCACGATCGCCAGCGCGATGGCGCTGGTCTCGGGGCTGGTGTGCATCGGCACGGGCCTCGCGAAGCTGGGCTTCGTGACCGAGCTGCTGTCCAAGCCGATCCGCTACGGCTACATGAACGGCATCGCGCTCACCGTGCTCCTGAGCCAGTTGCCGAAGCTCTTCGGCTTCTCGGTCGACGGCGACGGCCCGCTGCGCCAGACCTGGGCGCTGCTGCAGGGCATCGCCGAAGGCAAGACGCATGGGGTGACGCTGCTCGTGGGCGCCGGCACGCTCGTCGCCATCCTGCTGCTGCAGCGGGTGCCGCGTGCGCCCGCGGTGCTGATCGGCGTGGTGGGCGCGACGATCGCCGCCGGCCTTCTCGACCTCGCGACGCGAACCGGCCTCAAGGTGCTCGGCCCGCTGCCGCACGGCCTGCCCTTGCCTTCGGTGCCGATCATCCAGCTCGATGACATCCGCCCGGTGCTGCTGGGCGGGCTCGCGGTAGCGATGGTTTCCTTTGCCGACACGAGCGTGCTGTCGCGCGTGTATGCCGCGCGCATGCGCTCCCCTGTCGATCCGAACCAGGAGATGGTCGGCCTCGGCATCGCGAACCTCGCCACCGGCTTCTTCCAGGGCATGCCGATCAGCAGCAGCTCGTCGCGCACGCCGGTGGCCGAGGCGGCCGGCGCACGCACGCAGGTCACGGGCATCGTCGGCGCGATCGCGATCGCGGTGCTGCTGATCGCCGCGCCCAACCTCATGCAGAGCCTGCCCACCGCGGCGCTCGCGGCGGTGGTGATCGCATCGGCCATCGGCCTCTTCGAGGTCACCGACCTGCGCCGCATCTACCGCATCCAGCGCTGGGAGTTCTGGCTGTCGATCGTCTGCTTCATCGGCGTCGCGGTGTTCGGCGCGATCCCTGGCATCGGCATGGCGCTGGTGATCGCGATCGCCGAATTTCTCTGGGACGGCTGGCGGCCGCACTCGGCGGTGCTCGGGCAGCCCGAGGGGGTGCAGGGCTTTCACGACATCACGCGCTATCCCCAGGCGCGGCGCATTCCCGGGCTGGTGATCTTCCGCTGGGACGCGCCGCTGTTCTTCGCCAATGCGGAACTGTTCCGCGACCGTGTCATGGATGCGGTGCAGACCTCGCCCACGCCGGTGCGCTGGGTGGTCGTCGCCGCCGAGCCGGTCACGAGCGTGGACGTGACCGCCGCCGACATCGTGGCGGAACTCGACGACAGCCTGCAGGCCGCAAGCATCGAGCTCTGCTTCGCCGAGATGAAGGACCCGGTCAAGGACAAGCTCAAGCGCTTCGGCATCTTCGCCCGCTTCGGCGCCGAAACCTTCTACGCGACGGTGGACGAGGCCGTCGCGGCGTACGAGCAGCGGGGCTGA
- a CDS encoding DUF2950 domain-containing protein produces MPQIIRIKHAVAMAVAAVALASTPAFAQKSYPSADAAAQAFFDAIANYDQSALRAVLGADWKRFVPAGEVDREDIYDFLAAYAKQHKVVPEGADRALLSAGDADWTLPIPIVKSAAGWHFDPPAGVDQMKTRRIGRNELAAMNAVLAYFDAQKEYAQVDRDGDGVLDYAQKFASSPGKHDGLYWPTAAGEAESPLGPIYAPARPGEGYHGYHFKILKAQGPNASGGAYDYVIGKRMRGGFALVAWPVAYGETGVMSFMVSHDGVVYEKNLGPNTDATVRAMTRFDPDTSWQKVNVQP; encoded by the coding sequence ATGCCCCAAATCATCCGCATCAAGCATGCCGTCGCGATGGCCGTTGCGGCTGTCGCCCTGGCTTCGACCCCGGCGTTCGCACAGAAGAGCTATCCCAGCGCCGACGCCGCGGCGCAGGCCTTCTTCGATGCGATCGCGAACTACGACCAGAGCGCGCTGCGCGCCGTGCTCGGCGCCGACTGGAAGCGCTTCGTGCCGGCCGGCGAAGTCGACCGCGAGGACATCTACGACTTCCTGGCGGCCTACGCCAAGCAGCACAAGGTGGTGCCCGAGGGCGCCGACCGCGCACTGCTCTCGGCCGGCGACGCCGACTGGACGCTGCCCATCCCCATCGTCAAGAGCGCGGCCGGCTGGCACTTCGATCCGCCCGCGGGCGTGGACCAGATGAAGACCCGGCGCATCGGGCGCAACGAGCTCGCGGCCATGAACGCGGTGCTGGCCTACTTCGACGCCCAGAAGGAATACGCGCAGGTCGACCGCGACGGCGACGGCGTGCTCGACTACGCGCAGAAGTTCGCCAGCTCGCCGGGCAAGCACGACGGCCTGTACTGGCCCACCGCCGCCGGCGAAGCCGAAAGCCCGCTGGGCCCGATCTACGCACCGGCTCGCCCCGGCGAGGGCTATCACGGCTACCACTTCAAGATCCTGAAGGCGCAGGGCCCGAACGCGTCGGGCGGCGCCTACGACTACGTCATCGGCAAGCGCATGCGCGGCGGCTTCGCACTCGTCGCCTGGCCCGTGGCCTACGGCGAGACCGGCGTGATGAGCTTCATGGTCAGCCACGACGGCGTGGTGTACGAGAAGAACCTCGGCCCCAACACCGACGCGACCGTGCGCGCCATGACGCGTTTCGATCCCGACACGAGCTGGCAGAAGGTCAACGTGCAGCCCTAG
- a CDS encoding DUF3300 domain-containing protein — MRFLSNRLLRALVLMLALLTSTVMAQQSQPFSREQLDQMMAPIALYPDSLLSQVLMAATYPADVADAAKWAKANPNQKGDAAVKAVQDKSWDPSVQSLVAFPQVLQMMGDQPDWVQNLGDAFLASSKDVLDSAQRLRTKAQQQGQLKSNEQQKVIVEQEPQTQQTVIKIEPANPEVVYVPSYNPAVVYGSWPYPAYPPYAYAPAPYWYPGAALATGLAFGIGVAAVGALWGNCNWGGGNVNINTNRYNSINTNRQIAANQNNWQHNAANRRGTPYRDQRSQQQFGRNVPGAENRADFRGRDNAGRDAQRQQAQSALQQRGMDPGQGRENLRNDAGTRDRAQRAAEGTGRGDRGGAGGDRGGQFGDRGGAGGDRGGQFGDRGGAGGDRGGQLGDRGGAGGGDRGGQFGGGDRGGAGAGAGGRGSQGFEQVQSRGGDNALRGANSGQARQQMDRGASSRQSMGGGAGGGGARASSGFSGGGGARAGGGGFSGGGGRGGGGGGRGGGRR; from the coding sequence ATGCGTTTTCTTTCCAACCGCCTCCTTCGGGCCCTCGTGCTGATGCTGGCGCTGCTTACGTCAACCGTGATGGCGCAGCAGTCGCAGCCCTTCAGCCGCGAGCAGCTCGATCAGATGATGGCGCCGATCGCGCTCTATCCCGATTCACTGCTGTCGCAGGTGCTGATGGCAGCGACCTACCCGGCCGACGTGGCCGACGCGGCCAAGTGGGCCAAGGCCAACCCCAACCAGAAGGGCGATGCGGCCGTGAAGGCGGTGCAGGACAAGTCCTGGGACCCGAGCGTGCAGTCGCTGGTCGCCTTCCCGCAAGTGCTGCAGATGATGGGCGACCAGCCCGACTGGGTGCAGAACCTCGGCGATGCCTTCCTCGCATCCTCCAAGGACGTGCTCGACTCCGCGCAACGGCTGCGGACCAAGGCGCAGCAGCAGGGCCAGCTCAAGAGCAACGAGCAGCAGAAGGTGATCGTCGAGCAGGAGCCGCAGACCCAGCAGACGGTCATCAAGATCGAGCCCGCGAATCCGGAGGTGGTGTACGTGCCCTCGTACAACCCGGCGGTCGTCTACGGTTCGTGGCCCTACCCCGCCTACCCGCCCTACGCCTATGCGCCGGCCCCGTACTGGTATCCGGGCGCAGCGCTCGCCACGGGGCTCGCGTTCGGCATCGGCGTCGCAGCCGTGGGCGCGCTCTGGGGCAATTGCAACTGGGGCGGCGGCAACGTCAACATCAACACCAACCGCTACAACAGCATCAACACCAACCGCCAGATCGCGGCCAACCAGAACAACTGGCAGCACAACGCGGCCAACCGCCGTGGCACGCCGTACCGCGACCAGCGCAGCCAGCAGCAGTTCGGCCGCAACGTGCCGGGTGCCGAGAACCGCGCCGATTTCCGCGGCCGGGACAACGCCGGGCGTGACGCGCAGCGCCAGCAGGCGCAATCGGCTCTGCAGCAGCGCGGCATGGACCCCGGCCAGGGGCGCGAGAACCTGCGCAACGACGCGGGCACGCGCGATCGCGCCCAGCGGGCTGCCGAGGGAACCGGCCGTGGCGATCGCGGCGGCGCTGGCGGCGATCGTGGCGGGCAGTTTGGCGACCGTGGCGGCGCTGGCGGCGATCGTGGCGGGCAGTTTGGCGACCGTGGCGGCGCTGGCGGCGACCGTGGCGGGCAGCTTGGCGACCGTGGCGGCGCGGGTGGCGGCGACCGCGGCGGCCAGTTCGGCGGCGGCGATCGCGGTGGCGCTGGTGCAGGTGCAGGCGGGCGCGGCAGCCAAGGCTTCGAGCAGGTCCAGAGCCGGGGTGGCGACAACGCGCTGCGCGGCGCGAACAGCGGCCAGGCGCGTCAGCAGATGGATCGCGGCGCGTCCAGCCGGCAGTCCATGGGCGGCGGCGCAGGCGGCGGTGGCGCACGGGCCAGCAGCGGCTTCAGCGGTGGTGGCGGCGCCCGGGCCGGCGGCGGCGGTTTCAGCGGCGGTGGCGGCAGAGGGGGCGGCGGCGGCGGTCGAGGCGGCGGACGCCGTTGA
- a CDS encoding phosphoglycerate dehydrogenase, protein MAERLRILVLNQISSKGLARLPAEHYLAGTDLTLPDAVLVRSADMHKMEIPASVRAIGRAGAGTNNIPVDAMSARGVPVFNAPGANANAVKELVIAGMLMAARQLSGALRFVDELDTAHADLDKTVESGKSAFAGFELAGQTLGVVGLGKVGCLVADAAIKLGMNVLGHDPEITVDAAWSLPSQVKKAASVAEVLRSAHFVTLHVPLMPATRNLVNADNIGLMRTGTVLLNFSRDGVVDNAAVLASLSAGRLGHYVCDFPSALLHRHARVICLPHLGACTREAEENCAVMVADQLSDFLENGNIVNAVNFPGVTMARESAYRVAIANANVPNMLGQISTAMAQAGLNIHNMVNKSRGDMAYTLVDVDSAVSGEVLDQIGAIEGVLSVRYLPHASG, encoded by the coding sequence ATGGCTGAGCGCCTCAGGATCCTGGTGCTCAACCAGATCTCCTCCAAGGGCCTGGCCCGCCTGCCGGCCGAACACTACCTCGCCGGCACCGACCTCACCCTGCCCGATGCGGTGCTGGTGCGCTCGGCGGACATGCACAAGATGGAGATCCCCGCCAGCGTGCGCGCCATCGGCCGTGCCGGCGCCGGCACCAACAACATCCCGGTCGATGCGATGAGCGCACGCGGCGTGCCGGTCTTCAACGCGCCGGGCGCGAACGCCAACGCGGTCAAGGAACTGGTGATCGCGGGCATGCTGATGGCCGCGCGGCAGCTCTCGGGCGCGCTGCGCTTCGTCGACGAGCTCGACACCGCGCACGCCGATCTCGACAAGACGGTGGAAAGCGGCAAGAGCGCCTTCGCGGGCTTCGAGCTCGCAGGCCAGACGCTCGGCGTCGTCGGGCTCGGCAAGGTGGGCTGCCTCGTGGCCGATGCGGCGATCAAGCTCGGCATGAACGTGCTCGGGCACGACCCCGAGATCACCGTCGATGCGGCCTGGAGCCTGCCCTCGCAGGTGAAGAAGGCCGCCAGCGTCGCCGAGGTGCTGCGCAGCGCGCATTTCGTGACGCTGCATGTGCCGCTGATGCCGGCCACGCGCAACCTCGTCAATGCCGACAACATCGGCCTGATGCGCACCGGCACCGTGCTGCTGAACTTCTCGCGCGACGGCGTGGTGGACAACGCGGCGGTGCTGGCGTCGCTTTCGGCCGGGCGCCTCGGGCACTACGTGTGCGACTTTCCGAGTGCGCTGCTGCATCGCCATGCGCGCGTGATCTGCCTGCCGCACCTCGGCGCATGCACCCGCGAGGCCGAGGAGAACTGCGCGGTGATGGTGGCCGACCAGCTCAGCGACTTCCTCGAGAACGGCAACATCGTGAACGCAGTGAACTTCCCCGGCGTGACGATGGCGCGCGAGTCGGCCTACCGGGTCGCGATCGCGAACGCCAACGTGCCGAACATGCTGGGGCAGATCTCGACCGCGATGGCGCAGGCCGGGCTCAACATCCACAACATGGTGAACAAGTCGCGCGGCGACATGGCCTATACGCTGGTCGATGTGGACAGCGCGGTGAGCGGCGAAGTGCTGGACCAAATCGGGGCGATCGAGGGGGTGCTGTCGGTGCGCTATCTGCCGCACGCGAGCGGCTGA
- the serC gene encoding 3-phosphoserine/phosphohydroxythreonine transaminase — protein sequence MTRVFNFSAGPAMLPESVLRQAADEMLDWRGSGMSVMEMSHRGKEFISIHAEAERRLRELLAVPKNYKVLFLQGGAIAENAIVPMNLLRGRESADYIDTGEWSKKSIKETKKYCRVNVAASSEKDGYTRVPRQETWKLDPKAAYVHICSNETIGGVEYHWTPDTGDVPLVADMSSNFMSKPVDVSRYGLIYGGAQKNIGPAGVTVVIVRDDLIGQALPITPSAFDYKIQADNDSMFNTPPTYAIYIAGLVFNWIEQQGGLAAVEANNRRKAAVLYDHLETTSFFYNPVAREDRSLMNVPFKLRDESLDAAFLKGADARGMLQLKGHRSVGGMRASIYNAMPIEGVQALVAYMKEFEASHG from the coding sequence ATGACCCGTGTCTTCAACTTCAGCGCAGGCCCGGCCATGCTGCCCGAATCGGTGTTGCGGCAGGCCGCCGACGAGATGCTCGACTGGCGCGGCAGCGGCATGTCGGTGATGGAGATGAGCCATCGCGGCAAGGAATTCATCTCCATCCACGCCGAAGCCGAGCGGCGGCTGCGCGAGCTGCTTGCGGTGCCGAAGAACTACAAGGTGCTCTTCCTGCAGGGCGGCGCGATCGCCGAGAACGCGATCGTGCCGATGAACCTGCTGCGCGGCCGCGAGAGCGCCGACTACATCGACACCGGCGAGTGGTCGAAGAAGTCGATCAAGGAAACGAAGAAGTACTGCCGGGTCAACGTCGCCGCCAGCAGCGAGAAGGACGGCTACACCCGCGTGCCGAGGCAGGAGACCTGGAAGCTCGACCCGAAGGCCGCCTACGTGCACATCTGCTCGAACGAAACCATCGGCGGCGTCGAATACCACTGGACGCCCGACACCGGCGACGTGCCGCTGGTGGCCGACATGTCGAGCAACTTCATGTCGAAGCCGGTCGACGTCAGCCGCTACGGCCTCATCTACGGCGGCGCGCAGAAGAACATCGGGCCGGCCGGCGTCACGGTGGTCATCGTGCGCGACGACCTCATCGGGCAGGCGCTGCCGATCACGCCCTCGGCCTTCGACTACAAGATCCAGGCCGACAACGATTCGATGTTCAACACCCCGCCCACCTACGCGATCTACATCGCGGGGCTGGTGTTCAACTGGATCGAGCAGCAAGGCGGTCTCGCGGCGGTCGAGGCGAACAACCGGCGCAAGGCGGCGGTGCTCTACGACCATCTGGAAACCACCTCGTTCTTCTACAACCCGGTGGCGCGCGAGGACCGCTCGCTGATGAACGTCCCATTCAAGCTGCGCGACGAGTCGCTCGACGCTGCCTTCCTCAAGGGCGCGGACGCGCGCGGCATGCTGCAGCTCAAGGGCCATCGCTCGGTCGGCGGCATGCGCGCGTCGATCTACAACGCGATGCCCATCGAAGGCGTGCAGGCGCTGGTGGCCTACATGAAGGAGTTCGAGGCCAGCCATGGCTGA